The Thiomicrorhabdus lithotrophica DNA segment TATTGTTATCCCCTGTACCACCAGCAATACCTACTGTTCCAGTAGCTGAAGGATTTGTATTTACCCCAACAGTTGTACTCGTATTGTTAACTAACGCAATAACTTCAGCCTCATACCTATCTTTCAGCTCATTAGCTGAAATGGTTTGAATTAAATCATCAAAATAAGGGCTTTCTGAATAATCATCTTGAACAAAAAATAAATCATTATCTCTATTTTCTGCTTCAGCAACTCCTAAACCATTAGCTGTAGTACCATTTTCATTTAAAGATACCAATACGGCTATTAAAGCATCACCATCAATAGATGCCCCAGCCGTACCAGCATTACAGCTAGCGGTATTACAGACACGAAGATTATTAGTTCCCGCATTACCCATCATAGGTAAAGTCGATAAGTCAAACGCAGGAATAGTCGTATTATTAAAAAAACAAGCCGAATCTATTGGGCAGTTAGCAATACTCGCAGCAGATGTAGCACTTTGATTAATTGCATATCTTAAAGCGTTCCCCCAGCTATCCTGAACATCCGCTTGTGATATACCTAGATCATTGAACGGAACGGTACCATTATTGGCTGTACAAGCCATGCCTGTACGATTTTCAAGACCATCACCATCCGTATCCGGACAGGGTAAAAATTTATTGACCCTACTAAACTTTAATAATGAGGCTTTAGATAAAAGAAGTTTTGAATCACCTTCCATCCATTTAACATGAGTTTGCTGCTCTGAATACATGCCTACCGAACCAGCTGTAATTAACCCCACCACACCTAAAACAACAGCCATCTCAATCAGAGAAAAACCGGAGTTTTTAATAGTTTTTTGCTGTTTGTTTGTAAAAAATCTCATAATTTATAGCCTCCATAAAGTGGCCTTTAATAACACTGATGAATGCTATCTTACTGTATTTAAAGGGGTTTAGATATCAAAATTATTAACAAGCACTAGGGTAAGGTACCACCTGATTTAATGACAGCATACTTAACGTCATAACCTGTCAACCAAACGAGTTGATCATCAAACTCCTGACCAGCTGCATTGCTCCCTGCGGCTTGCCAAAAGTAATTATCATCATCCGCATTTTCAGTTTCAGCATCATCTAGACCAGCTTCTGTACCTGCTGTACGCCTAGCCCATGTATTCGCACCATTCTTACCAAAACTAATCACTACGGCTATAGCAGCGCATTCAATTGCATAACTTGGACATGTTGATACAGCACAACTCGTTGCAGACTCGCCACAAACGGTATAGTTACCCGTTCCCTTAATCGCACCATAAGGCGGTGTATTAAAGCCAAATACTGGTGGGGATTGGTCACTAAAGTAGCTAGCAGAAGCATCAAGGTCTAAAATAGGTATCGGTGTACCTGTATCATTATCAGCCTGATTATTAACCGCGTAATACAAAGGCTGATTCCAGATATCCGTAGGGTTAACACCTAAATCTAAATAGGGTAATTGTCCATCTTTATCACTGCATTCAAATGGTGCGGCAAGCTCTCTGTTTTCAACCCCATCCCCATCGGTATCTGGGCACGGTAAAAAGCTATTAACCTGAACATAAGTCAATAAAGATTCCTGTACTTTTTCTAGATAGACTTTATTTTCAACATAGTCATCAAAATCACCCACTTTATTTAAGGCTCCTACTGCCCCATATGAAAGTATCGCCAGTATAGTTAATGCAATACTTATTTCTAATAGCGTAAAACCAAAATTATTCGCTTTAGATACTTGTATAGAATTAACGCTATTCTTTTTATGCATATATACCCTTACGGACAACTCAAAGCTGTACGCCACCCCTGACCAAATAGATTTTCATCTAGTGTTGTTGTATTTTGCGCACATGTAAATGGAGGTGCGCTTGCCCCCGTGTAAATACAATCATTAAACCAACTATAGTCGGTTACAGCATTGCCAATTGAAGTACATAAATCAGGTACATTGTTTGAATCAGCATCAACACTTACTCTACTGAGCATTGCAGCATTCCATTCATTTCTTGTAATCGGAATCACATAATCATTAAAGTCTCCTGAAACTGGAACGGGGCTGGTAATCAGGGAGTTTTTATAATGAGAAATAAAATTAACATCACCATCAGCATTATCTAAATCTAGAAAATTAGCAATATTGATTGTAGATTGATTTTGTCCATTAACAGCCTCACCGGCATACATCAATACCATTACAATATCTGTTGTACCATCCAACGTTAAGCTTGCAGTAGCTGGATTAGTATTATTTAAGGGTACAAATCGTTTTGTCACACTATTAAAAGTAAAGTCTGTATTTTGAGTGACAAAGCGTGCATCTACTGCGTACCAATATCTATTAGCCTCTAGTGGTCTATGAACAAAAGTAAAATAACGAGAACTTATATTTTCTGGAACCATACCTATTATGACCGATGCACCGCCACCCCCACAAGGGGCGTTAGAATCACCATCCCCATTGGTATCAGGGCATGGAAAATAACCCGGACCAGGTATATCTTCAGGGGCATTTAAATTACTTGATGTATCGGTTCTAAAAATTTCTGGCTGAAATAAAGCATAAGTTAGCATCTTATCTTTAATTCGATACAAATCTCTTACATCCTGATTCTGAAGCTTAATATCCATAGACTCTGAGCGAATACTACTAGCCGTACCAAACCACACAGCTGCACCTAAAACTAATGCAAGCATACCCATCAGGATAATGAAGCCTTGTTGTTTTTTCTGTTTACTAGCGTGCATAGTCTACTTTAGTCTTAAATTTACATATTATTAGCTTTTAAGTATAAAAGATATCACCTGTAAACAGGATATTTTTCTTTTTATAGTTCTATTAAATACACAATATTTTTTATATATTCCATATACCTTAAAAAACTAACTAATTGATAAAAAACACTCTTTACAGTAAAAGTATTTTTTATCAATTATTAAGCAAAAAAAAACCCCGTCAAAATGACGGGGTTTCTCAACAAAGTTTAATCAAACTGTCTTACGACAGCAATTGATTAGAACTTGTGCTGTAGACCAATAGATGAAACTGTTGTTGTAGAATCACCAGCTGTATCTGTGTCAAATGTACCGTATTCGATATAAGCAGTAGTCTTTTTACCTAAAGAATAGTTAAGACCAATAGCTACAGTCGAAGGACTTGCAGTACTATTATCTAAATCAGTAGTAGAGTACTTGATTTTTGGCATCATTTTACCGATTTTGTAACCAGCTGAAGCTGTAACGTTTGTACCAGTATTATCTTCATCCTGCCACATAGCATTTGCAGTTAAACCACCAGTTTTGTACTGTGCAGAAATACGAGTTTCTTCAGCATTGTCAAACTGATCACCACCGTTATAAGCTGCCGCTAGGTAAAGACCTTTTTTAGCTGAACCATACATTACTGCAACTGAGTAAGCGTCAGCCAATTCAGAATCTTCACGACCAAGTGTATCTGGAGCAATAGGAGCAGCATCTGGATCAACTGTACCAGAAACAGCCGCAGCAACTAATTTAACACCTGAGAAAGAAGGAGAAACGTAAGCAATTACGTTATCTGCACGAACTTCACCACCAGAAACTAGAACACCACCAGCAGTTTTAGAGTTATCAAACTTACCGTCGTTGAAAAGGTCTTTAGGTTGAGACATCTTTAAAGGTGTATCATGTGTACCCATTAAGAAAGTACCGAAACCACCAGCAAGACCAACATATTGGTTACGAGCAGTAACACCGTTAGAACCAGCTAAATCTAGACCAAATTCCATTTTATAAACAGCTTTAAGACCGTTACCTAGATCTTCAGAACCTTTAACACCTAGACGTGAAGCAATTGAATCTGTAGAAGAACCAGCGTCTTCAACAGTGTTGATTGCCATGTTAGCAATACCGTAAACAACAGGCGCGTCAGCCATAGCAACTGGAGCAGAGATAGCAGATGCAACTGCTAGAGCGATGATATTCTTTTTCATTTGAAAAGTCCTTAAATTAGTTAAAACTGCCTGCGCTTTGCAGGCTTGTGTTGCACTATATTGAATAACATTACCTAGCGCAACCCTCTTTGTTAAAAAAAGCAACAAAGATTTCCTGTGTTGTTTTTTTGCAACACTTATTCCAGTACAACCCCAAATAAACAACTAATAACATGATAAAACCAACCAGGCCTGGTTAGTTTATTTTCATTATATCTAATTCAAACCTTAATCTAATCGTTACATCCTCAATCTTACACAGTCTATTAACCGCACCTTTATACCTTTGAACCCACTCCCAGCCATTGCACATCTTAACAATCAGACATAAAAAAACCCGCGCTGGCGAACCAGGCGGGTTTTTTTAGAACCAAAAGGCAATATATATAAATGAAATTTATAAATATTAACGTTTTGAGAACTGTGGACGACGACGCGCTTTGCGAAGACCGACTTTTTTACGCTCAACTTGACGCGCATCACGAGTCAATAGACCTCGTGCACGTAAAGCAGAACGATTACCTTCTTCATATGCAACTAGTGCACGAGAAAGTCCGTGACGTACCGCACCGGCTTGACCAGTAGTACCACCACCAGCAACCGTGATGAATGCATCAAACTGCTCAAGGCTAGCTGTTGCTTCTAGAGGCTGGTTAATTACCATTAAGTCTGTTTCACGAGCAAAGTACTCAGTGATATCACGACCATTTACTGTCATCTTTCCAGAACCCGCTTTTAAGAATACGCGAGCTACTGAGCTTTTACGACGACCTGTTCCGTAGTATTGTTCTGTTGCCATTTTAATATTCCTTTATTACAAGTCTAGAGTTGTTGGCTGCTGAGCAGTATGCGGGTGATCTGTACCAGCATATACTTTTAGCTTTTTAAACATTGCGCGACCTAAAGGCCCTTTTGGCAACATTCCCTTAACTGCAAATTCAAGTGGGCGACCTGGTGCTTTTTCATTTAACTTTTCAAAGTTAGTTGATTTTAAGCTACCAATGTAACCAGTATGGTGATGGTACATTTTATCTGAACGCTTATTACCTGTTACCGCTACTTTTTCTGCGTTAACAACAACAATATAGTCACCACAATCTGCATGCGGAGTATATTCTGGCTTGTGCTTACCACGTAAACGTAGAGCGATTTCTGCAGCTAAACGACCTAAAGTCTTATTTTCTGCATCTACAACATACCAGTCGCGTTTGATTTCAGCTGGTTTTGCAACAAATGTTTTCATAATTTGTTCCTAAATATTTAAATAATCCAAATCCAAGAATTTGATTAATACAAGTTTAACAAGCTTGTAAAAGCCAAATCCACTTACTGTTTAACGGGCAATAAGGGGGAAGGGATTAACAAGACGCGTGATTATACTGAAAACCTTGTTTATAAGCAAACTTAATAATCAATTATCTTTCATAAAAATAACTTACTACACCCCGCAAGTGGACATAAAAGCCTCTCATACTCATTTGCCGTTAATAAAATTTAAGCATAATTTAGATTGTTACAAAACCTAATAGATAGAACCAAAAAAGCCAGTCAAGCATCATGCTTGACTGGCTCTTAAGGCTTTAACTATTTTTTAGATTTAATCTTTAATTACATTAAATCAAATGACTTTGAAACACCAAGAATTAAATATGACTGATCTTTTGTTGCATCATCTTCTGAAGAAGTTGCCACAAAATTGATAGAACCATCAAATCCGGCAGCTAACTCAGTTGAATACCCTAAATCTAAATAAGACAAAGCGTCATCTGATGTATCAATATCACCATCATTCACACCATATGTCGCAGAAAAATCTTCATACGCAACTGAAAGATATTTATGATCATAATCAACATCACCAGAAGATGGCTTGTAAGTACCTTTGTCATAACCGATTGTGAACATGCCATAACCGATAGATGCATTCACCTCTTCATATGTTGAATCAAAAGCTGTGTCAGTATAGTAAAAACCAGACGCACCTAAACCAAGTGAAACACCTTCAAATTCACCTGCCCAACCACCATATAGGTCATACTCTAAACCAGACTCTACGTCAGCTGCCCATGTACCAATATAAAAACCAGAATCGCTTTCAAAATCTAAACCAGCAGAAGCTGAAGCGCTTTCAGTTTGCTCGATACCACGGAAAACATAATTTGAAACCATACCAATATTAGCCGAAACACCTGCTTGTGAAGCTGCAGGAACCATTGCCACTGAAGCCGCACCAGCAACCGCCAAAGAAAGAGCTAGATTTTTTAATTTAAAAGTTTTTTTCATTTTTTCTCTCCAAAGAAAAGTTTTAAGGTAATCAATTATTTTCGAATTCTATTTAGCTACCATGATGCCAATAATTAAAATAAACTTTATTTACAACAAGTTAAGATAATTATTAGCTTTTCCTTAAATACTCAACCTTAAATCTTTGCACCGAAAGTTAAATTTATTCGCACTAATCTAGAGCAAGTAATTCGCTCGATTGCTGTAAAAATAACACTAGCTGTTGCTCAATTACCCTAAATTCCTTTATTAAAAGCTTTCCTTTAGGTGTTAACACACTCCCCCCACCTGATTTACCGCCCTGCGCTTTAACAATTAATGGCTGATCGTACATTCCGTTTAGTTCTTCAATAAGCTTCCAGGCTTTTTTGTATGACATACCCATGCTTTTCGCCGCTTGACTCATGGAGCCAAGTTCCTCTATCTTTTCTAGCAATTCAATTCTACCAATACCGATATATCCGGAATTCTTTCCTGTTATCCAAAACCTAGCACGAATATGTTCCGAATAAGCTTCTCCAGGTAATTTATCTTCTTTTGACATCTTTCTCTCAAGTAGGGTTATAAAATCTGTGACGGCATTTGCAAACATCTTATGGATGCAGAACATAAGTAATAACAACATTTCGTTGACAAGCTCTTGGCTAATTGACACCATATAACGCAGTAGTAATAGACGATTACTTGTTTGCT contains these protein-coding regions:
- a CDS encoding type II secretion system protein — protein: MHKKNSVNSIQVSKANNFGFTLLEISIALTILAILSYGAVGALNKVGDFDDYVENKVYLEKVQESLLTYVQVNSFLPCPDTDGDGVENRELAAPFECSDKDGQLPYLDLGVNPTDIWNQPLYYAVNNQADNDTGTPIPILDLDASASYFSDQSPPVFGFNTPPYGAIKGTGNYTVCGESATSCAVSTCPSYAIECAAIAVVISFGKNGANTWARRTAGTEAGLDDAETENADDDNYFWQAAGSNAAGQEFDDQLVWLTGYDVKYAVIKSGGTLP
- a CDS encoding TorF family putative porin, which produces MKKTFKLKNLALSLAVAGAASVAMVPAASQAGVSANIGMVSNYVFRGIEQTESASASAGLDFESDSGFYIGTWAADVESGLEYDLYGGWAGEFEGVSLGLGASGFYYTDTAFDSTYEEVNASIGYGMFTIGYDKGTYKPSSGDVDYDHKYLSVAYEDFSATYGVNDGDIDTSDDALSYLDLGYSTELAAGFDGSINFVATSSEDDATKDQSYLILGVSKSFDLM
- the rplM gene encoding 50S ribosomal protein L13 → MKTFVAKPAEIKRDWYVVDAENKTLGRLAAEIALRLRGKHKPEYTPHADCGDYIVVVNAEKVAVTGNKRSDKMYHHHTGYIGSLKSTNFEKLNEKAPGRPLEFAVKGMLPKGPLGRAMFKKLKVYAGTDHPHTAQQPTTLDL
- a CDS encoding type II secretion system protein, whose protein sequence is MRFFTNKQQKTIKNSGFSLIEMAVVLGVVGLITAGSVGMYSEQQTHVKWMEGDSKLLLSKASLLKFSRVNKFLPCPDTDGDGLENRTGMACTANNGTVPFNDLGISQADVQDSWGNALRYAINQSATSAASIANCPIDSACFFNNTTIPAFDLSTLPMMGNAGTNNLRVCNTASCNAGTAGASIDGDALIAVLVSLNENGTTANGLGVAEAENRDNDLFFVQDDYSESPYFDDLIQTISANELKDRYEAEVIALVNNTSTTVGVNTNPSATGTVGIAGGTGDNNRFSDSIGVNIESTTIAFGAENAGQTVTLTFDAVIEGGWEDAGVNGGTPDTNSSGDLETQDRFLVGLNGGDVSHLDDQLVNLDAGVAEFDGHQLTDSFFYDENLDSDNTWYEYASYNVVLDSNGELNIDFAVFSTHVSEEVTVSNINAVMYSAPDAPPSFPSVTPIPGIDQTDVFN
- a CDS encoding winged helix-turn-helix domain-containing protein, producing MSKEDKLPGEAYSEHIRARFWITGKNSGYIGIGRIELLEKIEELGSMSQAAKSMGMSYKKAWKLIEELNGMYDQPLIVKAQGGKSGGGSVLTPKGKLLIKEFRVIEQQLVLFLQQSSELLALD
- a CDS encoding porin codes for the protein MKKNIIALAVASAISAPVAMADAPVVYGIANMAINTVEDAGSSTDSIASRLGVKGSEDLGNGLKAVYKMEFGLDLAGSNGVTARNQYVGLAGGFGTFLMGTHDTPLKMSQPKDLFNDGKFDNSKTAGGVLVSGGEVRADNVIAYVSPSFSGVKLVAAAVSGTVDPDAAPIAPDTLGREDSELADAYSVAVMYGSAKKGLYLAAAYNGGDQFDNAEETRISAQYKTGGLTANAMWQDEDNTGTNVTASAGYKIGKMMPKIKYSTTDLDNSTASPSTVAIGLNYSLGKKTTAYIEYGTFDTDTAGDSTTTVSSIGLQHKF
- the rpsI gene encoding 30S ribosomal protein S9; translated protein: MATEQYYGTGRRKSSVARVFLKAGSGKMTVNGRDITEYFARETDLMVINQPLEATASLEQFDAFITVAGGGTTGQAGAVRHGLSRALVAYEEGNRSALRARGLLTRDARQVERKKVGLRKARRRPQFSKR